A stretch of DNA from Staphylococcus sp. KG4-3:
AATTTATCGTTAACAACGCCATATCATTTCACTACTTTCATTACTGATTAATACCCTGAGGTCTATGCTTTTGTTTCTTCTGTGTTCTAGTCGTGGGGTCTAATCGTTTTTCTAATAATCTTAATACGACATCTATTAAAATTGCAATTAATGCAATAGGTATAGCACCAGCTAAAATAAATGTTGTGCCATCTGTAGCATTTGTCCCACGGATTACAATATCACCTAAGGTCGGTGCGCCAATAAATGACCCCACAGCGACAACTCCAATAGCTACAACAAGCGCAATTCTTAGTCCGCCTAAGATAACAGATAAAGCTAATGGTAACTCTATCATACGTAAGACTTGGTTACGTGTCATACCCATACCTTTACCGGCATCTTTAATATTTTCATCTACGCCCACGATACCTGTAAAAGTATTTTTAATAATCGGTAATAAAGCGTATAAGAATACCGTTACTACTACTGTCGTTGGTCCTAGGCCCATAACTAACATCAAAATAGCAAGCATTGCTATAACAGGTACAGTTTGTATAATATTCGCAATCGTAATAATCGTCCATGATAGTTTCTTATATCTAGCTATAATAATACCTAGCGGAATACCCACAATTGCTGCAAACAACACGCCATACACAGACATAAGTAAATGCTTAATAAATAAATCCCAAAGGTAGCCAAAGTTTACTGAATAATATTCGACTAATTGCTGTAATAAATTACCCTCCATTAGTTTTGACCACCCTTCTTATCATTTTCAAAATAGTTATGTTTTTTCAAGAAGTTTTCTGCAACAACTGCCGGCTCTTTGCCTTTACCATCAGCTTGATAATTAAGCTCTTGCATTTCACTTGTTGAAATCTTCTTCTCTAACTTATTAATAATCGGTTTTAATTCAGGATATTTATCTAATAATTCATTTGTTGCTACCGAACTAGCTGCATAAGGTGGGAAAAAGCGTCTATCATCTTTCAACACTTTTAAATCATATGCCGCAATTCTCCCATCTGTTGAATACCCTACTGCTACATCGAGATTTTTAGAATTTAATGCATCATATACTAAACCAATTTGCATCGGTCTAACTGTATTAAATTTAAATCCATATTCTTTCGTAAACCCTGGATAACCGTCACCTTCCCGATTTAACCATGAACTATCGACACCTAGTTTTAATTCATCACTATGTGCTTTCAAATCAGAAACTGTTTCCAAATTATATTTTTTAGCTGTTTCTTTTGTAACCATAAACGCATATGTATTTGCAAAACCATATGAATTAAAGAACGTTTGATTAAATTTCTTTTGGAAACCTTCTTGGGTAGCTTTCATTGCTTTTTCGGGATCTTTAATAGGATCTTCATTTAATGCACCTGTTAAGTCTGTACCATTGTAACGAGCACCAGACATATTTGCATCACCATTTACAAGAGCGTTGTGCTGGATTGTACTCGATCCTAAGTTATTTATTAATGTTGGTTTAATCTTTCCATCTGTATCATGTTCTATTAAAAGTCTCAACATATGAGACATAATTTGTGATTCACTCGTCGCAAGCGCTGTAATCTTGACTTCGTTGTCTGAGCTATTTCCACCTAAACCGGGTAAACTACATCCAGATAACACCGTCAGACACAGTACAAGCGCGATACAATACTGTTTCAATCGTTTCATAATGTCCTCCTTAATTTATCTGGATACTTTTAATCCTTTTGGCACTGCCCATTTTTCAACTAATGATAGTAATAGATCTACAATTAATGCTAATGCTGTGACAAGCACTGCAGCACTTACAATCATCAATGGATCGTATAAGTTTAATCCGTTAAATACAAAGTCACCTAAACCGCCGGCGCCGACATAACTCGCAAGTGTAGCCCAGCTGATTACATAAACTGATGATAATCGAATACCACCTAAAATCAACGGTAAGGCTAATGGCAATTCCACATCTTTCATTAATTGAAAACGTGTCATACCCATGCTTATTGCCGCTTCTTTAATATTACTATCGATATTTTTAACACCTAAAACAGTATTATTTAATATTGGTAAAAGTACATAGATAAATAAAGCTATGATTGCTGGTAATTTTCCCACGCCAAAAATTGGTATCATGACCGCAAGTACAGCTAATGTAGGAATCGTTTGTAATACACCAGCAACTGTAAGCACAATGTTTGAAGTTCTTTTCATCTTGGATAGAATTATTCCTAAAGGCACAGCTACTACAATGGCGATTAGCAAAGCGATCATTGAGATATAAAAGTGTTCTACTGTTTTAGAAATCAGTTGACCACCATATTGCTCTATGAATTGTTTCATTATATATCAGCTCCTACATTATCGGGCTCTACAATTGCAGCTTCAGTAGCACTAACATCCTCATCTAATTCTCCCCAAATACTGTCATAAACGATATCTACTAAATTGGCTCTCGTAACTAATCCAATCAATGTTTTACCATCACTATCCACTACTGGTACATTTCTTACATTTCTCTTAAGGATTGTACGAACAGAGTCTTGTAATTTACTGTCTATTCTCACTCTATAAATATCACGTTGCATCATATCAATAAGATCCTTACGCGTTCTTAAACCTTGATTGATATCTTCAATATCTAAGTAACCTAATAATCTGCTATTGTTACCTACTACAAAAATAGTATCGACACGACGTGCCCTCATAATTTCTACTGCTTCATTTAATGTACTATCTGCATGTACTGTAACTGGTTTAATCATCGCATCTTTAACTGTACGCATGTTAGGTCTATCTTGTATTAATCTGTTTTGACCAATAAAGTCACGTACAAAGTCGTTTGCTGGATGACGTAAAATATTGTCGGGTGTGTCATATTGAACCACTTGACCTTCTGACATAATACAAATTTTGTCGGCTAGCTTGATAGCCTCATCCATATCATGAGTGACAAATATAAATGTTTTACCTAGTTTTTGTTGTAACTCTTTAACTAAATCTTGTAGCGTGTCTCTAGTAATTGGATCCAATGCCCCAAAAGGCTCGTCCATCAGAATAACATCTTGTTCAGCCGCCAATGCTCTAACAACACCTATACGCTGTTGTTGACCACCAGAAAGTTGTGATGGATATCTATCTAAAAATTCTTCAGGTAAGTCGACTAATTTAATTAATTCTTTTGCTTTTTTTTCTTTCTTTTCTTGTGACCATTTCAATAACTTAGGTACTAAAACAATATTTTCCCTAATAGTCATATGTGGCATTAATCCAATTTGTTGTATAACGTAACCAATTTTTCTACGCAATTCCACTGGATTCATCTTACGGACGTCTTTGCCATTAATTGTAATTTGGCCTTCAGTTGCTTCTATCATTCTATTTATCATTCTTAAGGCAGTTGTCTTACCACTACCACTCGTACCAATAAATGCTATAAATTCACCAGATTCAACCTCTAATGAAATGTTATTCACAGCTTTTTTACCGCCGCCATAGACTTTAGATAAGTTTTTAATACTTAACATGGGTCAATTCCTTTCTATGTATATATTCAATTTCAACTATTTCCTAATAAATTTAGGGCTACCTGTGGATGTTATACAAATCCTAGAATAAGTAAAAACATGAGCACATATAGCCCTAATTTATTCATGTTTCGCTAAATACAACTAAATAAATAGCCGTTTTTGCTTAGATATTTTATCAACCTATATATAACAAGATACATCAATTAATAAAATTAAACAATTTATAATAGTGAACTTTGTTTCCCAACACATTCAAAAAACCTTTTATTCAATAGCTTAAAATTTATTTTCGTTTGATTCCAATATGATGCCCAAGTTCTTCAGGTTGATGTTGAATTAATGCACTATCTGCATAAAATTCAACTGATTTTCTAATAGTTTCTGGAAATGGCTTCGGTTTATTAGATTCAGTATCCATACCCATTAGCATCACTTCATATGTCGCACATCTGTCATTTTGCCCATTTTTTAATGTCATAAATACGTGTAAGCGCTTCGCATCAAAATCAAACAATTCTACTGTGACAGTGATGGGCTCATTTACTTTTATTTCTTTTAAATACATCACGTGATTTTCAAGTGTGAATATTGTATATTTCAATTGTTCAATCGCTTGTAGATCTAATCCCAAAGTAGCTAACCAAGCGTCTGTTGTATCGCTGAATACTCGATTATACTCAGCATCATTCATATGACCATTATGATCTACCCAAATTTGTTTTACTGTTGTCGTATATTCAAAAAGTGATTGAGTCATATTAATACACCGACTGATTATTTCTTTTTTTCATTGAAGGTGACTCTTCTGGCCAGTATGTTTCTGCAAGTTGTTTCACTTTAACTAAAAATTCATTGCGTTTTTGGTCAAGTTCTGACATTGTTTGTCCTTGTGATGATGATTCACATCCATTGACGACCTCATCATAAAGTTCTTGTGTTAATTCAGGAGCTAATAACTTAGTCCAAGGTTTTTTCAATGCAGGGCCAAATTGTTTTAACATATGACGCATACCTCCCTCACCACCAGCTAAATGGAATGTCATAAACGGACCATATTGTGCATAACGCAATCCAGCTGCGTGGGTAAATGCTTTATCTACTTCTTCTGTAGTAGCAACGCCATCATTGACTATATGCAATGCTTCTCTCCATAACGCCTCCATTAGTCTGTCAGCTACATGTCCTTCAATTTCATGTCTCACATGTAGTACATCCATACCAATACTTTCGTAAATTGTTTCAGCTTTTACAGTTGTTTCTTCTGTAGTTAATTTACCAGGAACAATTTCAACTAATGGTAAAATATATACAGGATGGAATGGATGCGCTACCACTAGTCTTTCTGGATGTTGTAAATTCTTTTGTAATTCTGAAGGCATAATACCCGATGTACTAGAACCTATTATAGCATCAGGTTTTGCATAGAAATCTATCTCAGTTAGTACTTGATCCTTTAATGATTCAATTTCCGGCACATTTTCTTGAATGTGATCTGCATCTTTAACTGCTTCTTCTAAATGAGGAGTGAACGTTAAATTTTCTAAAGAGGCATTTTCTGCTAAACCAAGTTGTTCAGCATATGGCCAATTTTGTTTTACTTGTTTCAACATACTTTCATATGCATTTTCACTCGGATCAGTCGCGATGACTTCATGTCCATGTGCTAATATTCTTGTAATCCAACCACTACCAATTACACCTGTACCTACAACTGCAAACTTCATTTTGTACCTCCTTGTGGTGCTCTAAGCTGATACTTTTCACGCGCCTCTGCCGGTGTCATCGGCTCAATATCTAAACCATTTAGTATTTCTACTGCTTTTTCAACAAGTTGCTCGTTAGAAGCTTTTACGCCTTTTGCTAAATATAAATTGTCCTCTAAACCAACACGAACATTACCACCACGTTTTGCTGCTTCCTCTACTGTTGGAAATTGCATTCTTCCAATACCAAATGCTGACCAATCTGCATTTTCAGGTATACGTGTTTTAAAATATTCGATGGTTTCTGGATCATTTTCAGCGCCCCATGGAATACCTAAACAGAATTGGAATAGCGGCGTCCCTTCAATAAATCCTTCATTTATCAATTGTTTTGCAAAAGAAATATGACCGCTATCAAAACACTCTAATTCTGGTTTAACACCTGCATCCTTAACTAATTGCGCTTGTTTTCTCAACCAATCTGCAGGACTTAAATAAATAGCGTCACCCATATTGACACTACCACAATCTAATGTACACATCTCAGGTAATAATGTGCCAACTGGTTCATGTCGCTCATCAGGGGTTTGCATATCAGATCCTTTCTCTGCTTTATATGGATCTTCGAGGCTTGGAATGAAATCTCCGCCTCCACCTGACGTAATATTAATAATTATATCTTCATCTGCTTCTCTAATTAGTCTTACTGCTTCCCTAAAAAACTCCACATCATGACTAACCCCCCCTGTTTTTGGGTCTCTCGCATGAATATGTGCTACAGTAGCACCAGCCTTCGCACATTTAATTGCAGAATCAGCAATTTCTTGTGGCGTCACAGGGACATGCTTATTTTTATCTACAGTATCTCCAGCACCTGTCAATGCTGCTGTTAGCATAACTTTTTTCATTGATATAAACCTCCAAGAGAGTTTTTAATACATCGGTTAGTGTACCAACTGGACGGTTTAGTTTCAAGCCCTTGAAAATTAAAAAAAAGGAATAATCAACTTTAAATTGTCGATTATTCCTTTAGTAACAGTACTTAACGTAGTTTCTTCATTTTATTATTTTTTTATAAATTACATAGACTCAAAGAATAATTTAGTCGTTTTTATCAATTTGAGTATATTCCGTCAATCTATCCAAGACTTTTTCTCTCATCGATTCATCTAAATTATCTAAACCGAAAATTTCTGACAACCATAATCCATCAACTGCCAACCTAATTATAGTTGCGTCTACTTTATCTAAACCATCATTTTCAATTTTCTGTTGCCACTCTTTGTATGTGTCTTGTAATGGTAATAGTAAATTACTGTTTATGCCTTGGGCAGCAAGCATACCAGATGTAATCGAACCGTTTTCAGCACGATGTTCACGAGTTGCTTCAATAAAGGCACGAACCCATTTACCGCTCCCATTATTATCTTTTTCTACATGTTCATTAACATTATTGCGATATAGTTCATCTGCATGGTCAACGAGTCCTTGTATTAACGCAAATTTGTTTTGAAAATGATACAATAAGCCGCCTTTACTAACACCAGCTTTTTTAGCAACAGCATCTAAAGTTAAATATTCACTACCTTGTTCATCAACGATAGTTGCAGCTGCCTGTAATAATTGTATCCGTTTGGAAACTCTTGGCATTCATACACCTTCTTTCTCAATGTACTATCTGACCTGTTGTCGCGTAGTATTTTATATTCGAGCAAACTATATACGATAAACGAAAAAGTTGCAACTCTATCTTTCTATAACTTCCAAATTAAAGACATAAGTATATTATCATATTTGCTAAAATAATTTATTACATATATACTGCTATGACATATGTCACTATAAGGTTAATTAAAGGCCGAGACATTAAATTTAAGCCCCGGCCTTAGAACTATACACTTTGAGAATTATTTATCATTCATGCCTTTACCATTTAAAATATGATCTATATATTTCAGCACGCGATCCTCACGTGTTGAAGCTCTTTTAGCCTGGCCTATATAGTACATATATTGTCTTTGTCTACCAGGAGTTAATTGATAAAATGCTTTTTCTAGTTTTGGCATTTCATCTAATTTCGCTTGTAATTCTACTGGCATTTCGTAATCCTCTGTTTCTTTCATAGGTACTTTTTTGCCTGATTTTTCAATTCTTATGGCTTCTTCAATATACCATTTAATTTCTTCTCTACGTCTTTCTATTTCTTCTAAACTTTCAAAACGTAATTGTCTAGCTGCTTGTACATTTTTTGTTTGTTGAATCAACGTTTGATAAGGATCTTCCATAATAGCACCTTTTTCAAATAACAGTGCACAATAGTACTTAAAGTCTTGTACAATCACTACGTTTTTATTTTCTAATGTATAACAAGGATGCATCCATTTATAATTTTCAACTAATTCAGTTTCTGTAATAATTTCACGCATCAATTTAAATTCATCTTGCCACTGTTTTAATTTATCAATAAATGCATCTACTTTTATATGATTTTGTTGATTTGTCATAATAATTGCACCTCATTATATTTTTAATTTATTTTCATTCTACTATAAGACACTCTATTTTTGCTATCATAGGCCATCTCATCCTTAAACCAAGTTTTCCGATTGACGTACTATGAATTAAGTGCAAATTATGTTATGATTTTTTTAATATTTTTACAACTACATAATATAGAGGTGATTGAATGCAACAAGCAACAAATTTAAAAAAAGTCTTAGGTCTTACAGATGTTTTGGGAATTGCGATTGGTCAAATTATCGGGGCTGGTGTCATGTCATTAACTGGTATTGGTATACAGATGACAGGTAGTGGTATAACACCAGCATTCATTTTATCTGCTGTTATAACATTACTGACCATGTTTCCAATAGCAATCTTAGGTTCAACGTTACCTACTACTGGAGGTATGTATCAATATACTAGTCGTTTATTGTCCCCCAAAACAGGTATATTTTGGCTTATGTTGTTTATGTTTTTACAAATTACCTTGTCCTTATATGCGCTGTCGTTTGCGCAATATTTAGAAGGGCTTTTTCCTGGTGTACCAGTTAGAACTGTCGCCTTCTTATTGTTAACTATTTTATTTATCGTGAATATCGTTGGCATAAAATCTGCATCAATTATAGGAAACTTGATGGTAATTACTTTAATTGTAGCTCTATCTTGCTTCATCATCTTCGGTATGTCACATGTTAATTTTGGGGTATTTAATTCAAGCTCAATGTTCCCAGATGGATTTACAGGATTCTTCACTGCAGTCGGTTTAGTTTCTTTTGCTACTGGTGGCGCGCAAGTTGTTGCTGAATTAGGTGGAGAAATGAAAAATCCAAAAAGGGATATACCATTCGTTATAGTTGTAGCTACTATTTTTGTTGGTGTATTATATGCCTTTATTGCATCAATTGCAGTTGGCGTTTTACCGATTCCCGAAGTAGCAGGCAGACCTTTAACAAGCGTAGCAAAAGAAATACTACCTACCCCCATTTTTATTTTCTTTATGATTGGAGGGGCAATGTTTGCTTTAGCTACCACACTTAATTCAACTTTTACATGGGTAACTAAAAGTTTATTAATTGCAATTCATGATGGTTATTTGCCCAAAGCCTTAGGGCACGTAAACAAGCGATTTGGCACACCACATTGGTTACTGCTTATTTTTTATATTATTGGTGCAATACCTATCGTTACGGGGATGTCACTAAATGTTGTTGCCCAATTAGGTACAGGCATATCGTTAATAGTATTTGCATTTCCTGCATTAGCAGTAACACAATTACCTAAAAAATATCCTGAAGCCTATAAACAATCACCTTTTAAAGTGCCCTATCCTGTACTAATCGTTATAGCAATTATTGCTATAATTGTTTTACTATATCAGTCTTATTTATTAATATCTGACTTGAAAGTTGGTTATATGATAGGTACTTTAATATATATTTTACTTTCAGCTGCTATAGCGCAAGTTTCAAATACTAAAGCTAATTTAAATATAGATGATATACGCTTAAATTCAACTCAACTTTCAGAAAAAACAAATTATCTTTAACAGGAAGCAAGTTAGAACTCATATTATTCTATTATGAGTTCTAACTTGCTTCCTTTTCTATATTATACATTTAAAAAAATATAATTCCTCTCAGTACATTTGTTTTACTTATTATTTAATATAAGTAAATTAATATGAAATAACACAAGAATAATCACTTAACAATATTCAATTTTGTTACAATTATCTATAATCATTACAATTTAATCAGATGATGATCATTTTTGTAAGCGCTTTAACTTAAGGGGGAAGTAAAATGCAACAAGAAAGTATTTGGTTAACGATTGTAGGCCTAGTTATTATTATTTCCATTGTAGGCTTATTAATTGCGCAACGTATTAGCCCAGTAGTTGGTATGATTTTAATACCGAGTATTGGCGCATTACTTTTAGGTTACAATGTTGGGGATTTAGTAAAATTTTTCAATAGTGGATTGGATCAAGTTATAAACGTTGTTATTATGTTTATTTTCGCTATTATATTCTTTGGTATTATGAGTGACAGCGGTATGTTCAAGCCACTTGTAAAAAGGTTGATATTACTCACTAGAGGTAATGTCATAGTAGTCTGTATCGTTACTGCATTAATAGGTATCTTCGCACAACTTGATGGTGCTGGAGCAACAACTTTTTTATTATCTATTCCTGCATTATTACCACTTTATAAAGCATTAAATATGAATCGCTATTTATTACTACTATTATTAGCACTAAGTGCAGCTATAATGAATATGGTTCCTTGGGGAGGACCAATGGCTCGTACAGCTTCAGTATTAAATGTCAAAAATGTTAACGAACTATGGTATGGTGTAATTCCTGTTCAGTTAATCGGATTTGCACTTGTTTTATTATTCTCAGTATATTTAGGCATTAGAGAAAAATCACGTATCAGTAAAAAGATTAATAATGGAGAAGTACCTGATACGCAACATCTAGATATTCATAAAATTGTAGATAATTATGAAAAAGATCAAGCTGTAAAGTTCCCAGTACGTGGTACTGCAGTTGATAAACCTTGGATTATATGGATAAATGGAATACTAACGATTATTGTAATCGTTATGATGTTAGCTAATATCGCACCACCAGAGTTCGCTTTCTTGATTGGCGTTGCAATCGCATTGGTAATTAATTTTCCAAATGTAGATGAGCAAATGAGCCGCTTAAAAGCACATGCACCTAATGCATTAATGATGGCTGCCGTAATTATAGCAGCAGGTATGTTCTTAGGTGTATTAAATGAAACAGGTATGTTAGAAGCTATTGCTGTCAACTTCATAACAATTATTCCAAACGCAGTTGGACCATACTTACATATCATCGTGGGCATCTTTGGTGTTCCACTTGATTTACTTACGAGTACGGATGCTTATTATTTTGCCGTGCTTCCAATCGTAGAACAAACCGCGAGTCAATTTGGTGTTCCTTCGATTTCTACAGCCTATGCAATGCTAATTGGTAATATTATTGGAACCTTTGTTAGTCCATTCTCGCCAGCCTTATGGTTAGCAATTGGTCTTGCAGAGGCAAATATGGGAACATATATAAAATATGCCTTTTTCTGGATATGGGGATTTGCTATTATCATGTTGATTATCGCTGTATTAATCGGTGTAGTAGCAGTCTAAATTTCTTATATAAATTTTAACTTTCAAACTTAAAATGGGGACAACTATCTGACACTAAGCTTTAGTTAGTATTTCGGATAGTTGTCCCCATTATTATATATAAACTTTATACCTGAGCTTTATTAAATTTCGCGACATTTTTTAAACTAATGATTAATATAAATGCTAATAAGGCAATTGCCGCACTAAAATACGTTGTTGCAAAAACATCTACTTTTGAAACAACTAAGCCACCTACTATGCCACCTATACCAATTCCTGCGTTTAAACTAGACATGTTCCAACTCATAACTTGGCTCGTATCACCTTCTACATGTTCAATGATACCACTTTGTACAGCTGGATTTGTACTCCACTGCATGATATTCCATATAAAGATAACCATCAATAATAGACCTGTGCCTGGTAAGAAGACATTTAAGATTAACATCATAATGATAAAAATGGTTGTCGCAATCGTTAACCAACGTTTACTTGTGAGTTTATCTGATAAGAATCCACCCATTGAGGTACCTATTACACCTGCTACACCATTAATCAACAATGCGATAGACACAAATGATAAATCATGGCCACTTTTCAGCATCAATGGATTAATATAAATAAATGTCACTGAATTGGCAACGAGTAGTAAAAACGTTATACTCAAATATTTTACAATTTCTGCCGGTCTTAATATTTTAGAATAACTACTTGTACGTTGCGTTGTCTCTGTATCTGTTTTAGGCGTTTCAAATTGTGGCTGTGGTACATAAAAGTACATTAGTATACCAACTAGCACGCTGACTGCGACGATAAATAAGAATGTATATCTCCACCCTACTAAGTCACCTATAATTGTCCCAATAGGTACACCAAACACATTAGCACCGCTAAATCCTGAATATACAATACCAATCATTTTCCCACGGTGTTGCGGAGCTGTTAATAAGGCCGTTAATGCTAATATTTTAACCACGATTAACGCTGCCGCAGCAGATGATAATATACGTCCAAACACCAAGATTGAAAAATTTGGCGCCATAGCAATAATTACATTCCCTATAATAAAAGTTGCTAACGCCCATAATAATACTGGTCTCGGTGAAAAGCGATTAGTTAATTTCACTAATATTGGACCAGCTATAGCAAATGTGATCGCATATAGAGTTACTAACTGCCCAACTACCGCTTCAGTGACATGTAAATCATTACTCATTAAATTCATAATTCCAGCAACCATCATTTCAACCATACCTACGATAAATATACTTAAAATGAATGTTGCAATTCTCATCACTGACATAGATTCACTCCTCCCTTTTATAAATTTTTATTTTTACATAACCACTATATTATAAACCATTCGTCAACACGTTTGAACATTTTAAAATAATAATGATTATCCATTTGTAGTAAGGAGTTAAGATATCCATTTGTCTTTGGATTGTTAAATTTAAGTATCCTATAAAGAAGCGCTAAAAAACCAACAAAACACTTAGCTTTGTTGGTTTTCCGTCTCAACTCTAAATATGATAAATACAACTTTAATTAGCGTACACCATTTTACTTTTTGAAAAGTAATTTTAGTAATAACCAAATAGACTATTATAACACTGTTGTATATTATCTTTCTTTTGTATGCATATGGCGTCCGATCAGTTGATCTCGGTGATTAAAGAATTGTTTATAGCTTAAGTAAGTCGCAATTAAAGCTGACATAATTGTCGCAG
This window harbors:
- a CDS encoding CitMHS family transporter, which produces MQQESIWLTIVGLVIIISIVGLLIAQRISPVVGMILIPSIGALLLGYNVGDLVKFFNSGLDQVINVVIMFIFAIIFFGIMSDSGMFKPLVKRLILLTRGNVIVVCIVTALIGIFAQLDGAGATTFLLSIPALLPLYKALNMNRYLLLLLLALSAAIMNMVPWGGPMARTASVLNVKNVNELWYGVIPVQLIGFALVLLFSVYLGIREKSRISKKINNGEVPDTQHLDIHKIVDNYEKDQAVKFPVRGTAVDKPWIIWINGILTIIVIVMMLANIAPPEFAFLIGVAIALVINFPNVDEQMSRLKAHAPNALMMAAVIIAAGMFLGVLNETGMLEAIAVNFITIIPNAVGPYLHIIVGIFGVPLDLLTSTDAYYFAVLPIVEQTASQFGVPSISTAYAMLIGNIIGTFVSPFSPALWLAIGLAEANMGTYIKYAFFWIWGFAIIMLIIAVLIGVVAV
- a CDS encoding APC family permease; translation: MQQATNLKKVLGLTDVLGIAIGQIIGAGVMSLTGIGIQMTGSGITPAFILSAVITLLTMFPIAILGSTLPTTGGMYQYTSRLLSPKTGIFWLMLFMFLQITLSLYALSFAQYLEGLFPGVPVRTVAFLLLTILFIVNIVGIKSASIIGNLMVITLIVALSCFIIFGMSHVNFGVFNSSSMFPDGFTGFFTAVGLVSFATGGAQVVAELGGEMKNPKRDIPFVIVVATIFVGVLYAFIASIAVGVLPIPEVAGRPLTSVAKEILPTPIFIFFMIGGAMFALATTLNSTFTWVTKSLLIAIHDGYLPKALGHVNKRFGTPHWLLLIFYIIGAIPIVTGMSLNVVAQLGTGISLIVFAFPALAVTQLPKKYPEAYKQSPFKVPYPVLIVIAIIAIIVLLYQSYLLISDLKVGYMIGTLIYILLSAAIAQVSNTKANLNIDDIRLNSTQLSEKTNYL
- a CDS encoding MFS transporter, coding for MSVMRIATFILSIFIVGMVEMMVAGIMNLMSNDLHVTEAVVGQLVTLYAITFAIAGPILVKLTNRFSPRPVLLWALATFIIGNVIIAMAPNFSILVFGRILSSAAAALIVVKILALTALLTAPQHRGKMIGIVYSGFSGANVFGVPIGTIIGDLVGWRYTFLFIVAVSVLVGILMYFYVPQPQFETPKTDTETTQRTSSYSKILRPAEIVKYLSITFLLLVANSVTFIYINPLMLKSGHDLSFVSIALLINGVAGVIGTSMGGFLSDKLTSKRWLTIATTIFIIMMLILNVFLPGTGLLLMVIFIWNIMQWSTNPAVQSGIIEHVEGDTSQVMSWNMSSLNAGIGIGGIVGGLVVSKVDVFATTYFSAAIALLAFILIISLKNVAKFNKAQV